A window from Leptothermofonsia sichuanensis E412 encodes these proteins:
- a CDS encoding cyclic nucleotide-binding domain-containing protein — protein sequence MKRALYILAEFSDRDFDWFITAGKRKEIPAGTVLIYEGQPIDALYIVLEGKLSVSVEALGGQEIATLAEGEIVGEMSFIDARPPSATVTAIEDTVLWAISRNQLRAKLFQDTAFAAHFYQAIAVFLSDRLRGTVSRLGYSRYRQLNEDTDSESNLNPDVTGSLDLAKLRLDWLLKRLNDLNRLTNAQ from the coding sequence ATGAAAAGAGCCTTATACATCCTGGCTGAATTCAGTGATCGCGACTTTGACTGGTTCATTACCGCAGGCAAACGCAAAGAGATTCCAGCGGGCACTGTGTTGATTTATGAAGGTCAACCAATTGATGCGCTCTACATTGTTTTAGAAGGGAAACTATCGGTGTCAGTCGAAGCACTGGGAGGGCAGGAAATTGCCACCCTGGCGGAAGGCGAAATCGTCGGTGAGATGTCGTTTATTGATGCCCGCCCACCTTCCGCTACCGTAACGGCCATTGAAGACACGGTACTGTGGGCAATTTCTCGTAATCAGTTACGGGCCAAACTTTTTCAGGACACCGCCTTTGCCGCCCATTTTTACCAGGCGATCGCCGTCTTTCTGTCCGATCGGCTGCGGGGAACAGTCAGCCGTTTAGGCTACAGTCGCTATCGCCAGCTCAATGAAGATACTGACTCAGAATCGAATTTGAATCCTGATGTGACCGGCAGTCTGGATCTGGCAAAGTTGAGGCTGGACTGGCTACTAAAGCGATTAAATGATCTGAATCGCTTAACCAATGCCCAGTGA